One window of the Hippoglossus hippoglossus isolate fHipHip1 chromosome 9, fHipHip1.pri, whole genome shotgun sequence genome contains the following:
- the ankle2 gene encoding ankyrin repeat and LEM domain-containing protein 2, with protein MEAVMSRLRGLSADELREEFARAGVKCGPITATTRATFERKLARVLAGPESSVTELDNGSSAGISGCAASVADHVNPVARVTAAVASTTAATSSSSSNAASEEMDFGYGVGLNPPEEEEISVKTTANSSAEGSNSQSKTETLSKLAQVSPTFYYGVCPLWEDVLSRNEGPHVYTDKKDTLQAVKLMKGARFKAFPIRGDAEKFAEGICDYFPSPSKSAPCVSPVKPGLVLSRENMEVDTINRERANSFKSPRTQDLNAKLRKAVEKGDEVAFGELVWSNPRYLIGSGDNPTIVQEGCRYNVMHVAAKENQAGIAQLLLDTLENPEFMRLMYPDDQEVMLQKRVRYIVDLYLNTPDKAGFETPLHFACKFGCPDVVNVLCSHPDIEKNCKNKEGQRPCDLICSRKNKTQEVKQKISDFLEDRCYIPLLRATDNTSQPIIGASWSPESSENLSLIQRYTRSPKDTPMTVTAFAGPLSPSKADDFRRSWKTPPRDRANLFHNILKSDPDRGAERVGRDLAHEMGHPWAEYWDFLDSFVDLSSTEGLQKLEEFLGKKDFSPQGHDEAGENETSNRFKSPSPGKPQKFCNSVSVGAFLDEGEDISLEEIKNRQNAALTSITSSASKDGLKGAVGGHEFHILPIPLHHRGADLIETAAEQDLLCCCDDALLSPGVVCKNGVCSSSSRDQTHNGDKVSPRTSPSSSRLSPISNLTVEFERMSQQEPLDSLTSSRERRSSGGSRHRDTRDTFSSSSAIDMNSGLNRLSLSHSIQDSEALEGPSWRTEGVGTEERRSSGSSEEYFEAEESLEVLGRTRGSVTGGRNFCARSKSWDHGGRDLSSSGSSGSSYKSLDNSHEFLPRTPPPIRRGLFIDGDSPTKLDGEVLSAIDGIDVDPQKYPSIHKWKSTMTSYSASDRQCWPSPAVVKPRLRMHHQTPGSPVSDLMSPSGRFSPARHAASPDFSPSRYSPVNASYIQRIRLKHLNEPSI; from the exons ATGGAGGCGGTTATGAGCAGGCTGAGGGGGCTAAGTGCCGATGAACTGCGTGAGGAGTTTGCCCGAGCTGGCGTGAAGTGCGGCCCCATCACAGCCACCACCCGAGCCACCTTCGAGAGGAAGTTAGCCCGAGTCCTGGCCGGGCCAGAGAGCAGTGTCACTGAATTAGACAATGGCTCTTCAGCAGGCATTTCGGGTTGTGCAGCCTCTGTTGCAGATCATGTCAACCCTGTGGCCCGTGTCACTGCTGCAGTTGCATCTACCACTGCTGCAacaagcagcagctcctctaaTGCTGCCAGCGAAGAGATGGACTTTGGTTATGGTGTGGGTCTCAACcctccagaggaagaggagatctCAGTAAAGACAACGGCCAACAGCTCTGCTGAAGGCAGTAACTCTCAATCCAAAACAGAAACCCTTTCAAAGCTCGCACAAGTGTCCCCAACCTTTTATTATGGAGTATGTCCACTCTGGGAGGATGTTTTGTCGAGAAATG aGGGACCACATGTATACACTGATAAGAAAGACACTCTTCAAGCTGTAAAGTTGATGAAAGGAGCACGATTCAAAGCCTTTCCCATCCGAGGGGATGCTGAGAAGTTCGCAGAGGGGATCTGCGACTATTTCCCCTCTCCCAGCAAATCTGCACCCTGTGTGTCTCCTGTCAAACCAGGCCTGGTTCTTAGTAGAG AAAACATGGAGGTTGATACCATCAACCGGGAGCGGGCCAACAGTTTTAAGAGCCCGCGCACCCAGGACTTGAATGCCAAACTGAGGAAAGCGGTAGAGAAAGGTGACGAGGTCGCCTTCGGCGAGCTGGTATGGAGCAACCCGCGCTATCTCATTGGCTCAGGGGATAATCCCACTATTGTGCAG gaGGGCTGTCGGTACAACGTCATGCACGTGGCGGCCAAGGAGAACCAGGCGGGAATCGCCCAGTTGCTGCTGGACACCTTGGAGAACCCAGAGTTCATGCGCCTCATGTACCCAGACGACCAGGAAGTCATGCTGCAGAAACGTGTCCGCTACATTGTAGATCTTTACCTCAACACTCCAGATAAGGCT ggGTTTGAAACACCACTTCACTTTGCCTGTAAGTTTGGGTGCCCAGATGTGGTCAATGTTCTGTGTTCGCATCCTGACATCGAAAAGAACTGTAAGAACAAGGAAGGCCAGAGGCCTTGTGAT CTTATTTGTAGCAGAAAGAATAAAACCCAAGAAGTGAAGCAGAAGATAAGTGACTTTTTGGAGG ATCGCTGCTACATCCCTTTGTTAAGGGCAACTGACAACACCTCTCAGCCCATCATCGGGGCTTCGTGGTCACCTGAGTCCTCAGAAAATCTCTCGCTGATCCAGAGGTACACAAGAAGCCCGAAGGATACACCGATGACTGTCACAGCCTTTGCTGGCCCACTGAGTCCGTCTAAA GCAGATGACTTTCGCCGCTCCTGGAAGACGCCGCCCCGAGACCGAGCCAACCTTTTCCACAACATCCTCAAGTCTGATCCTGACCGTGGGGCAGAGAGAGTGGGCAG AGACTTGGCTCATGAGATGGGTCACCCATGGGCTGAGTACTGGGACTTCCTGGACAGTTTTGTGGATCTGTCATCGACAGAGGGGCTCCAAAAGCTGGAAGAGTTTCTGGGCAAGAAGGATTTCAGCCCACAAGGTCATGACGAAGCTGGAGAGAATGAGACCAGCAACAGGTTCAAAAGCCCCTCTCCAG GTAAACCCCAAAAGTTCTGCAACTCCGTCTCTGTCGGTGCCTTCCTGGACGAGGGTGAGGACATCAGCCTGGAGGAGATTAAGAACCGGCAGAATGCAGCACTCACCAGCATCACATCCTCTGCATCCAAGGACGGCCTGAAGGGAGCCGTGGGCGGCCACGAGTTCCACATTCTGCCCATTCCGCTGCACCACCGCGGGGCTGATCTGATCGAAACCGCGGCCGAGCAGgacctgctgtgctgctgcGACGACGCACTACTGTCGCCCGGTGTCGTCTGCAAAAATGGGgtgtgctcctcctcctccagagaccAGACTCACAATGGAGACAAGGTGTCTCCCCGCACCTCTCCTTCCTCCAGCCGGCTGTCGCCCATCTCCAACCTCACGGTGGAGTTTGAGCGCATGTCACAGCAAGAGCCACTGGACAGCCTCaccagcagcagggagaggaggagcagtggcgGCAGCCGGCACAGGGACACCCGGGAcaccttcagctcctcctcagccaTAGACATGAATTCTGGGCTGAACCGCCTGTCTCTTAGTCACAGCATTCAGGACAGCGAGGCCTTGGAAGGCCCAAGCTGGAGAACAGAGGGAGTGGGGACGGAGGAGAGGCGCAGCAGCGGCAGCTCAGAGGAGTACTTTGAAGCAGAGGAGAGTTTGGAGGTACTGGGCAGGACTAGGGGGTCAGTAACTGGGGGACGCAACTTCTGTGCTAGGTCCAAGTCATGGGACCATGGGGGGAGAGACCTGAGCAGCTCTGGGTCTTCTGGGTCCTCCTATAAGTCCTTGGATAACTCCCATGAGTTCCTACCCAGGACTCCACCTCCCATTAGAAGGGGACTTTTCATTGATGG GGATTCACCAACCAAGCTAGACGGAGAGGTCTTGTCAGCAATAGACGGCATAGACGTCGATCCGCAGAAGTATCCCAGCATTCATAAGTGGAAGAGCACAATGACGTCATACTCTGCATCAGACAGGCAGTG CTGGCCCAGCCCTGCGGTGGTAAAACCACGACTCAGGATGCATCATCAGACTCCTGGCTCCCCAGTCAGCGACCTGATGTCTCCCAGCGGTCGCTTCAGTCCCGCCCGGCATGCAGCCTCGCCGGACTTCAGTCCCAGCCGCTACAGCCCTGTCAATGCTAGCTACATCCAGCGCATCCGCCTCAAGCACTTAAACGAGCCATCGATTTAA